The following DNA comes from Micromonospora chokoriensis.
TGGCCCCGAGTCGGACACGGCCGCGACGTAACCCGACCAGCTCCTGGACCTCCCGGGTCGCGGTCTCCACGTCGGCGAGGATCCGGGTCGCCAACGGCAACAGCACCTCACCCGCCGCGGTGAGCGCGATGTTGCCCCTTACCCGCTCGAACAGCGGTGCCCCGAGGTCGGCCTCCAGAGCGTGAATTTGCTTACTGAGAGAAGGCTGAGTGATGCCCACAAGGTCGGCGGCTTGGGTGAAATGTCGTACTTCGGCCACTGCGACGAAGTACCGAAGCTGATGGAGCTGCATCTACATAGCTTACGGCTATCAACACTGCGAGTTTGATGCATTGGACGACTGATCAAAGTGCTCCTAGCGTCGGTCGTGTGGTAATCACGAAAACTCGGTCGCCCATCCGCTCGAACGTCGGCCTCAAGGCCGTCATGGCGGTGACGGGCATTGTGCTGGTGCTGTTCCTGATCGCGCACATGCTCGGGAACCTGAAGGTGTTCACGGGGGAGGCCTCGTTCGACCACTACGCGCACTGGCTGCGCGACATCGGCAAGCCACTGCTGCCCGGCGTCTGGTTCCTGTGGATCCTGCGCACCGTGCTGGTCGTGGCGGTCGTCGCCCACATCGTCGCCGCCACCGTGCTGGCCCGGCGCGCCCGCGCCGCCCGCCCGGTCAAGTACGCCCACCGCAAGAAGGTCAACGGCAGCTACGCGGCCCGCACGATGCGCTGGGGCGGCGTGATCATCCTGCTGTTCGTGATCTACCACCTGCTGGACCTGACCACCGGCACGCTCAACCCGGTCGGAAACGAGAGCAAGCCGTACGGCAACGTCGTCGCCGACTTCGCGCCGGAACGCTGGTACGTCACGCTCTTCTACACGCTCGCCATCGTCACGGTGGGCTTCCACCTGCGCCACGGCGCGTTCAGCGCGTTCCGCAGCCTCGGGCAGCAGACGCCGCGCGGCGAGCGTCGGGCCCGCGTCGCGGCGCTGGTCTTCGCCGTGCTGCTCTGCGCCGGATACCTGGTGGTCCCGTTCGCCGTACTCACCGGATTGGTGTCCTGACATGGAACTCTTCACCGAGGGCGACCCGATCGCCGACACCAAGGCACCCGCCGGCCCGATCGAGAAGCGCTGGGAGACCCGGCGCTTCGAGGCCAAGCTGGTCAACCCCGCCAACCGCCGCAAGAAGACGGTCATCGTGGTCGGCACCGGCCTGGCCGGCGGCTCGGCCGCCGCGACCCTGGCCGAGCAGGGCTACCACGTCAAGTCCTACTGCTACCAGGACAGCCCGCGCCGGGCGCACTCCATCGCGGCCCAGGGCGGCATCAACGCGGCGAAGAACTACCGCAACGACGGCGACTCCGTACACCGGCTGTTCTACGACACCGTCAAGGGCGGCGACTTCCGCTCCCGCGAGTCGAACGTGCACCGCCTCGCCGAGGTCTCGGTCAACATCATCGACCAGTGCGTCGCCCAGGGCGTGCCGTTCGCCCGCGAGTACGGCGGCCTGCTGGACACCCGCTCCTTCGGTGGCGCCCAGGTGCAGCGCACCTTCTACGCCCGGGGTCAGACGGGCCAGCAGCTGCTGCTCGGCGCGTACCAGGCCCTCGAACGGCAGATCGGCCTCGGCAACGTGGAGATGAACACCCGGCACGAGATGCTGGAGCTGGTCCTCGTCGACGGCAAGGCCCGCGGCATCGTCGTGCGGGACATGGTCACCGGCGAGATCAGCACCGAGATGGCCGACGCCGTCGTGCTCGCCTCCGGCGGCTACGGCAACGTCTTCTACCTCTCCACCAACGCCAAGGGCTGCAACGTCACCGCCACCTGGCGGGCCCACCGCAAGGGCGCGTACTTCGCCAACCCCTGCTACACGCAGATCCACCCGACCTGCATCCCGGTCTCCGGCGACCACCAGTCCAAGCTGACCCTGATGAGCGAGTCGCTGCGCAACGACGGCCGCGTCTGGGTGCCGAAGGCCAAGGGCGACGACCGCAGCCCGAAGGACATTCCCGAGGACGAGCGGGACTACTACCTGGAGCGGATCTACCCCTCCTTCGGCAACCTGGTCCCCCGCGACATCGCCTCCCGCGCCGCCAAGAACGTCTGCGACGAGGGCCGGGGCGTCGGCCCGACCAAGCTCGGCGTCTACCTCGACTTCGCCGACGCGATCAACCGGCTCGGCCGCAAGGCCATCGAGGCCAAGTACGGCAACCTCTTCGAGATGTACGAGCGGATCACCGGCGAGGACCCGTACGAGGTGCCGATGCGCATCTACCCCGCCGTGCACTACACGATGGGCGGCCTGTGGGTCGACTACGACCTCCAGTCGAACATCCCCGGCCTGTTCGTGATCGGTGAGGCGAACTTCTCCGACCACGGCGCGAACCGGCTCGGCGCCTCGGCGCTGATGCAGGGCCTCGCCGATGGTTACTTCGTCCTGCCCACCACCATCGCCAACTACCTGGCCTCCGGTCCCCTCGACACTGTCGACGCCAGCCACCCGGCGGCGATCGAGGCGCGCACCGACGTCGAGGACCGCATCCGGCGACTGCTCGCGGTCGACGGGGACCGGACCGTGGACTCGTTCCACCGCGAGCTGGGCCAGATCATGTGGGAACACTGCGGCATGGAGCGCAGCGAGGCCGGGCTGCGCAAGGCGATCGGCGAGATCCGCGACCTGCGCGAGCAGTTCTGGCAGCGGGTCAAGGTGTCCGGCACCGGCGAGGAACTCAACCAGTCGCTGGAGAAGGCCGGCCGCGTCGCCGACTTCTTCGAACTGGCCGAGCTGATGTGCATCGACGCCCTGCACCGCGAGGAGTCCTGCGGCGGCCACTTCCGGGCCGAGCACCAGACCCCCGACGGTGAGGCGCAGCGCGACGACGACCGGTTCGCGTACGTGGCGGCCTGGGAGTTCACCGCCGACGGCGAACCCTCGGTGCTGCACAAGGAAGACCTGACCTTCGAATACGTCCACCCCACGCAGCGGAGTTACAAGTGAACCTGACCCTGCGCATCTGGCGCCAGAAGGGCCCTGAGGACAAGGGTCGGATGGTGACCTACCCGGTCGACGACGTGTCCCCGGACATGTCGTTCCTGGAGATGCTCGACGTGCTCAACGAGCGGCTGATCCTCGCCGGCGAGGACCCGGTGGCGTTCGACCACGACTGCCGCGAGGGCATCTGCGGCATGTGCGGCCTGATGATCAACGGTGACGCGCACGGGCCGCAGCGCGGCACCACGGCGTGCCAGCTGCACATGCGGCAGTTCAAGGACGGCGAGACGATCGACATCGAGCCGTGGCGGGCCAGCGCCTTCCCGGTCGTCAAGGACCTGGTCGTCAACCGCAGCGCCTTCGACAGGATCATCGCGGCGGGCGGTTACGTCACCGCGCCGACCGGCAGCGCGCCCGAGGCCCACTCCACCCCGGTGGCCAAGGCCAACGCCGACGCCGCCTTCGAGTCGGCCGCCTGCATCGGCTGCGGCGCCTGCGTCGCAGCCTGCCCGAACGGCTCCGGCATGCTCTTCACCGCCGCCAAGCTCACCCAGCTCTCGCTGCTCCCGCAGGGCCAGCCGGAGCGCTACACCCGGGTGATCGGCATGGTCGACGCGCACGACGAGGCCGGCTTCGGCGGCTGCACCAACGCCGGCGAGTGCACCCCGGCCTGCCCGAAGGGCATCCCGCTCAACACCATCGGCCGGCTCAACCGCGACTACCTCACGGCCACCGCCAAGGGCGGAGCCAACAACACCCCCGGCTCCTGAGCCTCACCAGACCGCCGTATCCCGGGCCTCTTCCGGGGTACGGCGGTCTGCTGTTCGGCCCCCGGGGGGTTGCGGTGGTGGGGCTGGGGCGGCCGCCCCAGCCCCTGACCTCGGTCACGGCTCGCCCGCAGGTTCCGGTCCCCATGGGGTACGCCGCATCTCCCGATCCGCGCCGCGCGCTTCATGGTCCACTCGGATTTCAGGAAGTCGGCCTGTCAATGCGCTCGGATACCGCGACTTCAAGGAACGCGAGTCGATCATCCCGGTTCGCCGCCTCGCCGGTCTGGGGGTGTCCGGCGGCGGTGATGCCGCCACATCGGCGACCTGGAGTCGATCAGGCAGACAGCCCTCGCAGTCCGGTTCAAGCGCTCGACGCCGGGTAGCAGTCCCCTGAGACGGCGTCGAGAGGGGACGAGCGACATGAAGGCACTGACCTGGCAGGGCAAGCGGGACGTACGGGTCGAGGAGGTGCCGGACCCTCGGATCGAGGCGCCGACCGACGCGATCGTGAAGATCACCTCGACCGCGATCTGCGGTTCCGACCTGCACCTGTACGAGGTTCTCGGGCCGTACCTGAAGCCCGGTGACGTGCTGGGCCACGAGCCCATGGGCATCGTCGAGGAGGTCGGGTCGGAGGTGACCGGGCTCAAGCCCGGAGACCGGGTGGTGGTGCCGTTCAACATCGCCTGCGGGAGGTGCTGGATGTGTTCGCGCCAGCTCTACGCGCAGTGCGAGACCACCCAGGTCACCAGCGAGGGCAAGGGCGCGTCCCTGTTCGGCTACACGTCGCTCTACGGTTCGGTGCCGGGCGGGCAGGCCGAGTACCTTCGCGTCCCGCAGGCCCACTTCGGGCCGATCAAGATCCCGGAGTCCGGTGCGGACGAGCGCTACCTCTACCTGTCCGACATCCTGCCGACCGCCTGGCAGGCGGTGACGTACGCCGACACCCCGCCCGGCGGCACCCTGGCCGTCTTCGGCCTGGGCCCGGTGGGACAGTTCTGCGCACGGATCGGTCGCCACCTGGGCGCCGGCCGGGTGATCGGGTTGGACCTGGTGCCGGAGCGGTTGGAGCTGGCCCGCCGGCACGGCATCGAAGTGCTCGACGTCCGTGAGTTGTCCGACGTGGCGGGCGCGCTGATCGACCTGGTGGACGGGCGGGGCCCGGACGCGGTGATCGACGCGGTCGGGATGGAGGCGCACGGCTCGCCGGTGGGCAAGCTGGCCCACGCCGCCGTCGGGCTGCTGCCCGACAAGGTGGCCCAGACGATGACCGACCGCGCCGGCATCGACCGGTTGTCCGTCCTGCACGCTGCGGTCAAGGGGGTCCGGCGTGGTGGCACCGTGTCGGTCTCCGGGGTGTACGGCGGCGAGGCGG
Coding sequences within:
- a CDS encoding fumarate reductase/succinate dehydrogenase flavoprotein subunit, coding for MELFTEGDPIADTKAPAGPIEKRWETRRFEAKLVNPANRRKKTVIVVGTGLAGGSAAATLAEQGYHVKSYCYQDSPRRAHSIAAQGGINAAKNYRNDGDSVHRLFYDTVKGGDFRSRESNVHRLAEVSVNIIDQCVAQGVPFAREYGGLLDTRSFGGAQVQRTFYARGQTGQQLLLGAYQALERQIGLGNVEMNTRHEMLELVLVDGKARGIVVRDMVTGEISTEMADAVVLASGGYGNVFYLSTNAKGCNVTATWRAHRKGAYFANPCYTQIHPTCIPVSGDHQSKLTLMSESLRNDGRVWVPKAKGDDRSPKDIPEDERDYYLERIYPSFGNLVPRDIASRAAKNVCDEGRGVGPTKLGVYLDFADAINRLGRKAIEAKYGNLFEMYERITGEDPYEVPMRIYPAVHYTMGGLWVDYDLQSNIPGLFVIGEANFSDHGANRLGASALMQGLADGYFVLPTTIANYLASGPLDTVDASHPAAIEARTDVEDRIRRLLAVDGDRTVDSFHRELGQIMWEHCGMERSEAGLRKAIGEIRDLREQFWQRVKVSGTGEELNQSLEKAGRVADFFELAELMCIDALHREESCGGHFRAEHQTPDGEAQRDDDRFAYVAAWEFTADGEPSVLHKEDLTFEYVHPTQRSYK
- a CDS encoding zinc-dependent alcohol dehydrogenase, giving the protein MKALTWQGKRDVRVEEVPDPRIEAPTDAIVKITSTAICGSDLHLYEVLGPYLKPGDVLGHEPMGIVEEVGSEVTGLKPGDRVVVPFNIACGRCWMCSRQLYAQCETTQVTSEGKGASLFGYTSLYGSVPGGQAEYLRVPQAHFGPIKIPESGADERYLYLSDILPTAWQAVTYADTPPGGTLAVFGLGPVGQFCARIGRHLGAGRVIGLDLVPERLELARRHGIEVLDVRELSDVAGALIDLVDGRGPDAVIDAVGMEAHGSPVGKLAHAAVGLLPDKVAQTMTDRAGIDRLSVLHAAVKGVRRGGTVSVSGVYGGEADPMPLMEMFDRGVQLRMGQCHVRRWTDEILPLLSGDDDPLGVEDLRTHRLPLSRAPQAYEMFQKKEDGCIKVVLEP
- a CDS encoding succinate dehydrogenase cytochrome b subunit; the encoded protein is MAVTGIVLVLFLIAHMLGNLKVFTGEASFDHYAHWLRDIGKPLLPGVWFLWILRTVLVVAVVAHIVAATVLARRARAARPVKYAHRKKVNGSYAARTMRWGGVIILLFVIYHLLDLTTGTLNPVGNESKPYGNVVADFAPERWYVTLFYTLAIVTVGFHLRHGAFSAFRSLGQQTPRGERRARVAALVFAVLLCAGYLVVPFAVLTGLVS
- a CDS encoding succinate dehydrogenase/fumarate reductase iron-sulfur subunit, whose protein sequence is MNLTLRIWRQKGPEDKGRMVTYPVDDVSPDMSFLEMLDVLNERLILAGEDPVAFDHDCREGICGMCGLMINGDAHGPQRGTTACQLHMRQFKDGETIDIEPWRASAFPVVKDLVVNRSAFDRIIAAGGYVTAPTGSAPEAHSTPVAKANADAAFESAACIGCGACVAACPNGSGMLFTAAKLTQLSLLPQGQPERYTRVIGMVDAHDEAGFGGCTNAGECTPACPKGIPLNTIGRLNRDYLTATAKGGANNTPGS